The window TGCTAATAGCTTTTTCATTGAACCTCCTTGTTGTCCATTTTGATTTTTTGGCATTTGCCAAAAAGATTGTGGCTAATTATATAGATATTTGAAGCAAAGTCAAGCATAGCTATAAATTTATTCATTATTTTATAAAAATTCCACTTACCAAACACTTACCAGTTTGTTGTGAAGGTGATTAAGATATTGTTTTAGGACATGGCAGATTGTAGTGGCAGACCTTGGTCTGCATCAAATCCTGTAGTGGCAGAGTTTACTCTGCAATAATCAATGTTGAGCAAGTTCAACCACTACTGGGAAAAAAATGATTGACTCGTAGTGGCAGACCTTGGTCTGCAAATTTATAAGAGCCAAGTAAACTCGGACACTACATCAATTTTAATGAATCGGCAGTCTCAGGTAAATCTTTAGGTTTGTGTTTTTATGCAAGGCTAAAGCCTTGCCCTGCTAATTATAAAAAAATTTACGATAGGAGTCGATTCTTCAAATCCTCTGTTTCCTTACTCAGTTCTAGACCTAAATCATCCTTGAGGGTGTTTTTAATTGTTTTATATTGTTTCAATACCAGATCCTTTCTATTCATCCTTGCATAACATTCCATTAAAAGTCGGTGACATTCTTCTGAGTAAGGGTCTTTTGTTAAAGCAATTTTACACTGGTTGACTGCTGTTTCAATATTTTTTTCGGTTAAATTTATCCTCGCTGATGCCAGTAAGGATTTTACAAATATCTGATTTAATTCTTCCCGGATAGCAAAGACTTCGGTTAAATCAATACCGGGCAGAAAATCACCTTTATACAAATCAAAGATTTTCTGGTAAAATTTTAATGCCTCTTTATTTTTTCTTGATATTTCTAATTGCCGTGCCTGGCGATAAAACTTCAAAAAATCTTCTAAGTCGGTGTGGATACTATCCAACCTCATCCGGTAAGAGTGATTTTCGTATTCTATTATTTGTGATTTTTTACCTTCTTTCAAATTCGGTTCTAACCTTTTGCGAAGTTCGTTTATTGCGACCTGTAGGTTCATTGTTGCCAACGCCTGTGGTTTTTCGGGCCAGAGCGCAAGTAGAAGTGTATCACTGGGGACAAATTTATCTTCGAATATGAGTTCACCACCCCTGTTTATTATTTGTTTTGTAAAGAGTAGGCTCAATACCAATCGTGCCGAATTCCGGCGCCATTTTTCTATTTTTGCACCATTTACAAATATTTCAAACCCACCGAAGGTAAGAAATTTTATCTCTGGGAGTTTTGATCCAATTGCTGTAAGCGGTTTATATTTTAAATTCAGTTTTTTGATATAAAGGCGCGGACTCTGAGGATTCAATTTTTCAATAAGATGCCAGTAATTATTAAAAATTGCAGGGTCAAATAAAAAATCATAGCCGTACTTCTGACAGATATTAAGTGCCTTAGAAAATGTCTTAACGGCAGATGCCTTTTTTTCTTGATTTAATAAACCATCTGTAAGTTCTAAATAACCAGTCGCGGTATGATATGCCATTTTCATTTTTTTGTAATAGTTGAGCGATTTTTTCAATAATTTGAGCCCCTCTGTGTATTTGCCGGTTGCAAAGTATAACTGTGCCATATTGAATTCAGCACCAGCTTTTTCGATTGGTGTATCTGCTGGGCAAGATTCCAATGCCTTTAGCGCATATTTTTTGCTTAAATCAATCTTATTCTGTAAGCGATATAATCTGCTTAACGCAATACAACAGTTGGTCAAAAACGATGAAGTCTGGGCATCATCGGTCTTTTTCATTGCCTGGAGAAGGGTATCTTCTGACTGTTTAAATTTTTTCTGGAACATTAATATCTCACCTAAATTAACCATTGCCGGACCAATTGCTAAGCCCAGACCAATCTTCATAGCCTCGGTGATTGCCGATGTGGAGAGCGATTCAGCACGGTCAAGTTCTCTCATCAAAAGATACAATCCAGCAAGATTCAAAGCCGCAAGACAATAACTCCTTCTGTTATCTGAATTTTCATAGAACCTGAGTACTTCTTCTTTTTCTTTTCTTGCTTTTTGAAAATTTCCCAATTTCACATCTATTGCTGAAGCATTGGCAAGCGTGCGCATTTCCCCTTCTTTATCACCAATTGCAATATAAATATCCATTACTTTTTTATAAAATTGCATGGCTTCTTTGTATTTTAAAAGTCTCCAGTAACTCCCTGCTATTGTAGATAATAGTCCTGCTCTTCCTCGAAAGTCGTCTGGGGAAAGAAGTCTCAAGCCAAGTTTTGAAACTTCAATTGCCTTTTTATTTTCTCCCATATCCTGATAGATATAAGATAGATAACGATATGCCGCAGTGAGCCCTGATTTATCTCCCTGTTTTTTCAAGATTGGAATTGCGGTTTGAATCTTTCTTTCGGCACTGAGCAGTTCGCCACTTAAATAATCGGTGTTGGCACGAACGAGTAGGAGTT of the candidate division WOR-3 bacterium genome contains:
- a CDS encoding tetratricopeptide repeat protein → MSVEDQIKEAITKQDFASAARLVVAHSRDLLQLGKINILKGFLNAIPEDEYAKNPKLLLVRANTDYLSGELLSAERKIQTAIPILKKQGDKSGLTAAYRYLSYIYQDMGENKKAIEVSKLGLRLLSPDDFRGRAGLLSTIAGSYWRLLKYKEAMQFYKKVMDIYIAIGDKEGEMRTLANASAIDVKLGNFQKARKEKEEVLRFYENSDNRRSYCLAALNLAGLYLLMRELDRAESLSTSAITEAMKIGLGLAIGPAMVNLGEILMFQKKFKQSEDTLLQAMKKTDDAQTSSFLTNCCIALSRLYRLQNKIDLSKKYALKALESCPADTPIEKAGAEFNMAQLYFATGKYTEGLKLLKKSLNYYKKMKMAYHTATGYLELTDGLLNQEKKASAVKTFSKALNICQKYGYDFLFDPAIFNNYWHLIEKLNPQSPRLYIKKLNLKYKPLTAIGSKLPEIKFLTFGGFEIFVNGAKIEKWRRNSARLVLSLLFTKQIINRGGELIFEDKFVPSDTLLLALWPEKPQALATMNLQVAINELRKRLEPNLKEGKKSQIIEYENHSYRMRLDSIHTDLEDFLKFYRQARQLEISRKNKEALKFYQKIFDLYKGDFLPGIDLTEVFAIREELNQIFVKSLLASARINLTEKNIETAVNQCKIALTKDPYSEECHRLLMECYARMNRKDLVLKQYKTIKNTLKDDLGLELSKETEDLKNRLLS